From the genome of Gracilinanus agilis isolate LMUSP501 chromosome 2, AgileGrace, whole genome shotgun sequence, one region includes:
- the GINS2 gene encoding DNA replication complex GINS protein PSF2 — translation MDSAEVEFLAEKELVTIIPNFSLDKIYLIGGDLGPFNPGLPVEVPLWLAINLKQRQKCRVIPPEWMDVEKLEEIRDQERKEETFTPMPSPYYMELTKLLLNHAADNIPKADEIRTLIKDTWDTRIAKLRVSADSFVKQQEAHAKLDNLTLMEINTTGAFLTQALNHMYKLRTNLHPGESAPSQDF, via the exons ATGGATTCAGCTGAGGTGGAGTTCCTGGCCGAAAAGGAGCTGGTCACCATCATTCCCAATTTCAGTCTGGACAAGATCTACCTCATTGGG GGGGATCTGGGACCCTTTAATCCTGGCTTACCTGTGGAAGTCCCTCTTTGGCTGGCAATCAACCTAAAACAGAGACAGAAGTGTCGAGTGATCCCTCCCGAATGGATGGATGTTG aaaaattGGAGGAAATACGAGatcaagagagaaaggaagaaacatttaccccaatgcctagcccttactatatGGAACTTACCAAACTGTTATTAAATCA TGCTGCGGACAACATTCCAAAAGCAGATGAGATCCGGACCCTGATTAAGGATACGTGGGATACTCGAATAGCTAAACTCCGGGTGTCTGCTGACAGTTTTGTCAAACAGCAAGAAGCACATGCCAAG cTGGACAACCTGACCTTGATGGAGATCAACACGACCGGAGCATTCCTTACCCAGGCCCTGAATCACATGTACAAACTCCGCACCAACCTCCATCCTGGAGAGAGCGCTCCGTCTCAGGACTTTTAG